The following proteins come from a genomic window of Paenibacillus swuensis:
- a CDS encoding HpcH/HpaI aldolase/citrate lyase family protein, translating to MRYFDYLTPDQEQSYFHLLPVQFDNHADQDVIAHAVGAALYMPATRETIAEDLVSAKHDGLVSIVIDLEDAVGDNQVLQAEETVKQTLLKLDRYTNTGLLQADKLPLLFIRIRSLDQLKRLLSFMGTGIEYITGFVLPKFNAVTGEHYLRLIEEYNQRKSPLSPVLYAMPILESREIIYREHRFDALMAIAELLNRYKNYVLNVRIGATDFSSLFGLRRSPDHTIYDIGVIRDCMADIVNVFGRVDNNFVISGPVWEYFKSDRMFKPQLRQTPFEETMGKSGRLLRMSYINKYVDGLIREVAMDKENGILGKTIIHPTHINPVQAMYVVTHEEYMDALHIIENSQGELGVMKSKYSNKMNEFKPHLTWADKIMMRSRIYGVLHENQNFTCLLAEELEPAIV from the coding sequence TTGAGATATTTCGACTATCTCACACCGGATCAGGAGCAAAGCTATTTCCACTTGCTGCCGGTGCAATTTGATAATCACGCCGATCAGGACGTGATTGCTCACGCGGTCGGTGCCGCGCTCTATATGCCTGCCACCCGGGAAACGATTGCGGAAGATCTGGTCTCCGCGAAGCATGACGGGTTGGTATCTATCGTGATTGATCTTGAAGATGCTGTAGGGGACAACCAGGTGCTTCAAGCGGAAGAAACGGTCAAGCAGACGCTCCTGAAGCTTGACAGGTATACGAATACGGGGCTTCTGCAGGCGGACAAGCTGCCCTTGCTGTTCATCCGCATCCGATCCTTGGATCAGTTAAAACGGCTTCTGTCCTTCATGGGCACAGGCATTGAATATATTACGGGCTTTGTTTTGCCTAAATTCAATGCGGTTACGGGTGAACACTATCTGCGTTTGATCGAAGAATACAACCAGCGAAAAAGCCCGCTTAGTCCGGTTCTGTATGCCATGCCGATTCTTGAGAGCAGAGAGATTATTTACCGCGAACATCGCTTTGATGCGCTGATGGCGATTGCGGAGCTCTTGAACAGATATAAGAACTATGTGCTGAATGTGCGCATCGGAGCGACGGATTTCTCCAGTCTGTTCGGACTCAGGCGCAGCCCGGATCATACGATTTATGATATTGGGGTCATTCGCGACTGCATGGCGGATATTGTGAACGTGTTCGGACGGGTGGACAATAACTTTGTGATTTCAGGTCCGGTCTGGGAATATTTCAAGAGCGACCGGATGTTTAAACCGCAGCTGCGGCAGACGCCTTTTGAAGAAACGATGGGAAAGAGCGGCCGGCTGCTTCGGATGTCCTACATTAACAAGTACGTCGACGGATTGATTCGCGAAGTGGCGATGGATAAAGAGAACGGCATTCTTGGCAAAACAATCATTCACCCCACCCACATTAACCCGGTGCAAGCGATGTATGTCGTCACGCATGAGGAGTATATGGACGCGCTGCATATTATCGAGAACAGTCAGGGCGAGCTGGGCGTAATGAAGAGCAAGTATTCGAACAAGATGAACGAGTTTAAACCTCATTTGACATGGGCTGACAAAATTATGATGAGATCACGAATTTACGGGGTGCTGCATGAAAACCAGAACTTTACCTGCCTGCTCGCCGAAGAGCTCGAACCTGCGATCGTATAG
- a CDS encoding TerD family protein encodes MAVSLSKGQKVDLTKTNPGMTKVVVGLGWDVNKYDGGNEFDLDATAFCLNTNGKVNVETDFMYYNNKKNANESIVLSGDNRSGEGAGDDESIQINLATVPENIAKIAFCITIHDAAARSQNFGQVANAYVRVLNEDTGAELIRYDLGEDFSIETAVVVGELYRHNGEWKFSAIGGGYQNGLEGLCRDFGVDI; translated from the coding sequence ATGGCGGTTAGTTTATCCAAAGGACAAAAGGTAGATTTAACAAAAACAAACCCAGGCATGACGAAAGTGGTTGTAGGTTTGGGCTGGGATGTAAACAAGTATGACGGCGGCAATGAATTCGACTTGGATGCGACGGCGTTCTGTCTGAACACCAACGGCAAAGTCAATGTGGAAACGGACTTCATGTACTACAACAACAAGAAGAACGCGAACGAATCCATCGTGCTTTCCGGTGACAACCGCAGCGGCGAAGGGGCAGGGGATGATGAGAGCATTCAGATCAACCTGGCGACCGTACCCGAGAATATTGCGAAAATCGCTTTCTGTATCACCATTCATGACGCTGCGGCGCGCTCCCAGAACTTCGGGCAGGTGGCTAACGCATACGTCAGAGTTCTCAATGAAGATACAGGCGCTGAACTGATTCGTTATGATCTGGGCGAAGATTTCTCGATTGAAACGGCGGTTGTCGTAGGCGAGTTGTACCGACATAACGGAGAATGGAAGTTCTCTGCAATCGGCGGCGGGTATCAAAATGGGCTCGAAGGGCTTTGCCGCGACTTCGGCGTTGACATCTAA
- a CDS encoding TerD family protein, giving the protein MAISLVKGQKIDLTKGNAGLSKVIVGLGWDPAEVESKGFFGMKKKAAANVDCDASALMLDANGKLTSKTNLVCFYNKQSADGSVIHSGDNLTGEGAGDDEQIFVDLNKVPSSVERILCVVNIYECEARRQDFGMIRSAYIRIVNPANNQELIRFNLTDNYSGKTALVVGELYRNNGEWKFNAIGEGTHAPHVDKLALQYT; this is encoded by the coding sequence ATGGCTATATCTCTGGTAAAGGGTCAGAAGATTGATTTGACTAAAGGTAACGCAGGTTTATCCAAAGTGATCGTAGGTTTGGGCTGGGACCCGGCTGAAGTGGAATCCAAAGGATTCTTCGGTATGAAGAAGAAAGCGGCGGCGAATGTGGATTGCGATGCTTCCGCATTAATGTTGGATGCTAACGGTAAATTAACGAGCAAGACAAACCTGGTATGTTTCTATAATAAACAAAGCGCGGACGGATCGGTCATTCACTCCGGGGATAACCTTACAGGTGAAGGCGCCGGCGATGACGAGCAGATTTTCGTAGATTTGAACAAAGTACCGTCAAGCGTGGAGCGCATTCTTTGCGTCGTTAATATTTATGAATGCGAAGCCCGCCGTCAAGATTTCGGTATGATCCGTTCGGCGTACATTCGGATCGTGAATCCCGCGAACAACCAAGAGCTCATTCGCTTTAATCTGACGGATAACTATTCCGGCAAGACAGCGCTTGTTGTCGGAGAACTGTATCGGAACAACGGCGAATGGAAGTTTAACGCGATCGGCGAAGGAACGCATGCGCCGCATGTAGACAAGCTGGCTCTTCAATACACATAG
- a CDS encoding YhgE/Pip family protein, translating to MKLRGLQQFGKELFAIGRNKKVLIPVLAVLMIPVLYSAMFLGAFWDPYEKLNDLPVAVVNSDQGANFEGKKLEVGKELAETLQEKKDFQWHFVSKEEAEAGLSNNEYYMAIEIPRDFSQKVTTLTSEQPTTAEIRFLPNEGYNFLAAQIGKTAIDKIKTEVSKNVTQAYTETVFTQVNTLADGLGKASDGAGQIADGTLKAKNGAELLQKNLNKLAQGTLTLKTGVNELTAGSQKLATGSSTLSTGAQSLASGLGQLSDAQGQLQAGVAKLGAGTQQLNSGAASLAGGLDQLAAGASQLQAGASEAKQGADSLSGGLQASADGAAKLESGAAQLAAGLEQYAKNPALANDPNFAKLVAASKQVADGAKASSGGQQQLAAGAAKLQEGQGRLADGLTTLSGKLTEAGSGGRKLAAGAEQLLAGQSQVAAGMQQFGTKLQEAGAGGAKLAAGAQDLSGGSQKLAAGLGTLSNGVTTLSDGSLKLDQGARQVTSGLLQLTDGTDELAGKLDEAAVKTSDIHGDDKLYDMFASPVSVTEDKVTEVPNYGTGFAPYFLSLGLFVGALLLSIVFALKEPAVKPANAWSWFVGKALTLVVVGVIQSLIADAVILYGLGLKVDNVALFIVFSIITSITFMALIQFLVTALQHPGRFVAIILLIFQLTSSAGTFPMELIPGWLQKASFWLPMTYSVAGFKAVISSGDISVMWNNAAILGIFIAIFAAATLLYFVVSYRREYENSDSSATIAAV from the coding sequence ATGAAGTTGAGAGGTTTACAGCAATTTGGGAAAGAATTGTTCGCCATCGGGCGCAACAAGAAAGTTCTGATTCCCGTGCTGGCCGTTTTGATGATTCCGGTGCTGTACAGTGCCATGTTTCTCGGCGCGTTCTGGGATCCCTATGAAAAGTTGAATGATCTGCCGGTAGCGGTGGTGAATTCGGACCAAGGCGCCAATTTTGAAGGAAAGAAGCTTGAGGTGGGGAAAGAGCTCGCGGAAACGTTGCAGGAGAAGAAGGATTTCCAGTGGCATTTTGTATCCAAAGAGGAAGCTGAGGCCGGTTTAAGTAACAACGAATATTACATGGCCATTGAGATTCCCCGAGATTTCTCGCAAAAAGTGACGACACTCACTTCCGAGCAGCCGACGACGGCGGAGATTCGCTTCTTGCCGAATGAGGGCTATAACTTCCTGGCCGCCCAGATTGGGAAAACGGCAATCGACAAAATCAAGACTGAAGTGTCCAAGAACGTAACCCAAGCTTATACAGAAACCGTATTTACGCAAGTAAACACCCTGGCGGACGGATTGGGCAAGGCGAGCGACGGCGCGGGCCAGATTGCGGACGGTACCCTGAAAGCCAAGAACGGCGCGGAATTGTTGCAAAAGAATTTAAATAAACTGGCGCAAGGAACGTTGACGTTGAAAACCGGCGTGAACGAATTGACCGCGGGCAGTCAGAAACTGGCCACGGGCAGCAGCACCTTGAGCACCGGCGCGCAGTCGCTGGCATCCGGACTGGGACAGCTCTCGGATGCGCAAGGGCAGCTGCAAGCAGGCGTGGCCAAGCTGGGCGCGGGCACGCAGCAGCTGAACAGCGGCGCGGCGAGCCTGGCCGGCGGGCTGGATCAGCTTGCAGCTGGCGCGAGTCAGCTGCAAGCGGGCGCGTCCGAGGCTAAGCAAGGCGCGGACAGCTTGTCCGGCGGCCTGCAAGCCTCGGCAGACGGCGCGGCGAAGCTGGAGTCCGGCGCGGCGCAGCTCGCGGCCGGATTGGAGCAGTACGCCAAGAACCCGGCCTTGGCGAATGACCCGAACTTCGCGAAATTGGTTGCGGCCAGCAAGCAAGTAGCGGATGGCGCGAAAGCGTCGTCCGGCGGGCAGCAGCAGCTGGCCGCGGGCGCGGCCAAGCTGCAGGAGGGCCAAGGCCGGCTGGCCGACGGCTTGACGACGCTGAGCGGCAAGCTGACGGAAGCCGGCAGCGGCGGCCGGAAGCTCGCCGCAGGCGCGGAGCAGCTGCTTGCGGGGCAATCGCAAGTGGCTGCGGGGATGCAGCAGTTCGGCACGAAGCTGCAAGAGGCCGGCGCGGGCGGCGCGAAGCTGGCGGCGGGCGCGCAGGACTTGTCCGGCGGCAGCCAGAAGCTGGCAGCGGGCTTGGGCACGTTGTCCAACGGCGTGACTACATTGTCGGACGGCTCCCTGAAGCTGGATCAAGGCGCTCGCCAAGTGACCAGCGGATTACTTCAACTGACTGATGGAACCGATGAGCTGGCGGGCAAGCTGGATGAAGCCGCAGTGAAAACTTCGGATATTCACGGGGACGACAAGCTGTATGATATGTTCGCTTCACCGGTATCCGTGACGGAAGATAAAGTAACCGAAGTACCTAACTATGGTACGGGTTTTGCGCCTTACTTCCTGTCCCTAGGTTTGTTCGTGGGCGCATTGCTTTTGTCCATCGTGTTCGCACTGAAAGAGCCTGCCGTGAAGCCGGCCAACGCCTGGAGCTGGTTCGTGGGTAAAGCGCTGACCTTAGTCGTGGTCGGTGTGATTCAGTCGCTGATTGCCGACGCCGTGATCCTTTACGGTTTGGGCCTGAAAGTGGACAATGTAGCCCTCTTTATCGTATTTAGCATCATTACAAGTATAACCTTTATGGCATTAATTCAATTCCTCGTTACGGCATTGCAGCATCCGGGCCGTTTCGTGGCGATCATCCTGTTGATCTTCCAATTGACGAGCAGCGCGGGTACGTTCCCGATGGAATTGATTCCTGGCTGGTTGCAAAAAGCGAGCTTCTGGTTACCGATGACCTATTCGGTAGCGGGTTTTAAAGCCGTGATCTCCAGCGGAGACATCTCGGTGATGTGGAACAATGCGGCGATTCTGGGCATCTTCATCGCAATTTTCGCGGCGGCGACCCTGTTGTACTTCGTCGTTTCGTATCGTCGCGAGTATGAAAATTCTGATTCTTCTGCTACGATCGCGGCGGTCTAA
- a CDS encoding DUF6953 family protein gives MNYTAQEVAEWMVKEIQFKGTLQQEEAIAYVKTHFGEQHVFVNERGNTSLTKEVKSAFRKLHRGKVAWDRDGFFWAWT, from the coding sequence ATGAATTATACCGCACAAGAAGTCGCAGAATGGATGGTCAAGGAGATTCAGTTTAAAGGAACGCTTCAACAAGAAGAGGCTATCGCCTACGTAAAGACTCATTTCGGTGAGCAACATGTTTTTGTGAACGAAAGAGGGAATACGTCGCTGACTAAAGAAGTGAAGTCCGCGTTTAGGAAGCTGCATAGAGGAAAAGTGGCTTGGGATCGTGATGGTTTCTTTTGGGCGTGGACATAG
- a CDS encoding site-2 protease family protein: protein MSKNRNRSFLVAIGLFLLSKFKWAIALLKFTKFGGTLLTMGASLGVYAWAYGWKFAAAIVYLIFVHEMGHIIAAKRKGIATSPAFFIPFVGALISLKEQPRDAATEAYLAYGGPLAGLISFLPAVGIYYFTEEPFWALVIFLGALLNLFNLLPVSPLDGGRIVSVLSSKIWFIGLLILAGILIFSPSSSPILFFILLIGVFTWWGRIREGYKNKLLSYEKEKLNAFQAELKQWPSYSSTIGLKESLNRITKEANGKVATARKWYIPFLHDQEREARDKAKVDLAYAEEARMLIMQWEHQPVFYVDNDPQRPEVSPLLSAVHAKLDERLSIVNEQLERLRTYYVSTPAVKWKVLTAYVALAIVLSLFMIYGQHLMELHQVDL, encoded by the coding sequence GTGTCCAAAAACCGAAACCGCTCCTTTCTGGTTGCCATCGGCCTGTTTCTGCTGTCCAAGTTCAAGTGGGCGATTGCCCTCCTGAAGTTTACAAAGTTCGGCGGCACTCTGCTTACGATGGGAGCCAGCTTGGGCGTGTACGCCTGGGCCTATGGCTGGAAGTTTGCCGCGGCGATTGTATATTTGATTTTTGTCCATGAAATGGGCCATATTATAGCGGCCAAACGGAAGGGCATCGCCACCTCGCCGGCGTTCTTTATCCCTTTCGTCGGCGCGTTGATTTCATTGAAGGAGCAGCCGCGTGATGCCGCGACCGAAGCTTATCTGGCTTACGGCGGACCGCTCGCCGGCCTGATCTCATTCTTACCCGCCGTGGGGATCTATTATTTCACGGAGGAGCCTTTCTGGGCGTTGGTGATCTTTCTCGGGGCGCTCCTGAATCTGTTCAATCTGTTGCCGGTATCTCCTTTGGACGGGGGGCGAATTGTATCGGTGCTCTCCAGCAAAATCTGGTTTATCGGCTTATTAATTCTCGCAGGAATCCTGATTTTCTCACCTAGCTCAAGCCCCATCCTGTTTTTCATTTTGCTGATCGGGGTCTTCACCTGGTGGGGACGAATTCGTGAAGGTTACAAGAATAAGCTGCTTTCCTACGAGAAGGAGAAATTAAACGCCTTCCAGGCGGAGCTTAAGCAATGGCCAAGTTACTCCAGCACGATTGGTTTGAAAGAGTCGTTAAACCGGATAACCAAGGAAGCGAACGGCAAAGTAGCCACAGCCCGGAAGTGGTACATTCCGTTCCTGCATGATCAAGAGCGGGAAGCGCGGGACAAGGCGAAAGTCGACCTGGCCTATGCGGAAGAAGCCCGGATGTTAATCATGCAATGGGAGCACCAGCCGGTGTTCTACGTGGACAATGATCCGCAAAGACCGGAGGTTTCACCGTTGTTATCCGCCGTGCATGCCAAGCTGGATGAACGTCTGAGTATTGTCAACGAGCAACTCGAACGTCTGCGTACCTATTATGTCTCTACACCAGCGGTTAAGTGGAAGGTCCTGACCGCATATGTTGCTTTAGCTATTGTTCTGTCTTTATTCATGATCTACGGTCAACATCTGATGGAGCTTCATCAAGTAGATTTGTAA
- a CDS encoding cytochrome P450: MATRVVDIPSSRMANFLGFQRDPLGFLVDTLPLGEVVSLRTSAFRPTFIVNSPDFVQEILVTQDAAFRKGRSTNVLRRTIGEGLLTSEHHTHRQQKRYLMPVFYKERIQSYANIVVEETEKLADQLREDVPVPMHETMMQLTLGIIARTMFHTELAEEKAELAEAVDDTIRQTAKTLFSPLILPLAVPTAGNRKHKKAIRTLERMVYDVIAKAKERPEVYTDSMLGLLLDTKDESGEPLPDEEIRDQMMTMLLAGHETTANAMGWAWYGLEQNPEAAERLRAELASVDGTGDASAYDLYRELPYAKQVIQETLRLYPPAWMILRETEQAVEMLGESFPANSSFLISPYAIHRNEHVFADAAAFRPERFDQGLNAWPRFAYFPFGGGSRGCIGSQFAMLEAVLILSTLARRFKFVSVEGQGTAIPEPLVSLRIKNGREMVPIRL; encoded by the coding sequence ATGGCGACACGAGTGGTGGATATCCCTTCTTCAAGGATGGCGAATTTTCTCGGATTCCAACGGGATCCTTTGGGGTTTCTGGTGGACACTCTGCCTCTTGGCGAGGTGGTATCCCTGCGTACGAGCGCGTTTCGTCCAACCTTCATTGTAAACTCTCCCGACTTTGTGCAGGAGATTCTGGTTACGCAGGATGCGGCTTTCCGTAAAGGTCGCAGTACGAATGTGTTGCGCCGGACCATCGGGGAGGGCCTGTTAACTTCCGAGCACCACACGCACCGCCAACAAAAGCGCTACCTCATGCCGGTTTTCTATAAAGAGCGGATTCAGTCTTACGCTAATATTGTGGTCGAGGAGACGGAGAAGCTGGCGGATCAGCTGCGGGAAGATGTGCCCGTCCCGATGCATGAAACGATGATGCAGCTAACGCTGGGCATCATCGCGCGTACGATGTTTCACACTGAGCTGGCAGAGGAAAAGGCGGAGCTGGCCGAGGCGGTGGACGATACGATCCGGCAAACGGCGAAGACGTTGTTCTCGCCCTTGATCCTGCCCCTTGCCGTGCCTACGGCGGGGAACCGGAAACACAAGAAGGCGATCCGAACGCTGGAGCGCATGGTCTACGATGTTATCGCGAAAGCGAAGGAGCGTCCGGAGGTCTATACGGACAGCATGCTCGGCTTGCTCCTGGACACGAAAGACGAGTCCGGGGAGCCGTTGCCGGACGAAGAGATTCGCGACCAGATGATGACGATGCTGCTGGCCGGACACGAAACGACCGCGAATGCCATGGGGTGGGCATGGTACGGCCTGGAGCAGAATCCGGAGGCCGCGGAACGGCTGCGGGCGGAGCTGGCTTCTGTGGACGGGACGGGAGATGCGTCGGCCTACGACCTTTACCGCGAGCTCCCCTACGCCAAACAGGTGATTCAAGAGACGCTAAGGTTATATCCGCCGGCCTGGATGATCCTTCGGGAAACGGAGCAAGCGGTGGAGATGCTGGGCGAGTCTTTCCCGGCCAACAGCAGCTTCCTGATCAGCCCATACGCCATCCATCGGAATGAACATGTATTCGCTGATGCTGCGGCGTTCCGCCCTGAGCGCTTCGACCAAGGGCTGAATGCCTGGCCGCGATTTGCCTATTTTCCTTTCGGCGGAGGTTCACGTGGGTGCATCGGATCCCAGTTCGCCATGCTTGAGGCGGTGCTCATCCTGAGTACGCTTGCCCGGCGTTTCAAGTTCGTTTCCGTCGAAGGTCAGGGAACCGCCATCCCGGAACCGCTGGTTTCCCTGCGCATCAAGAACGGCCGGGAGATGGTACCGATTCGTCTGTGA
- a CDS encoding methyl-accepting chemotaxis protein, whose amino-acid sequence MSNDMFLKENGEIVSRVLYKLFVAASAVMMLNNVIQIAIFGMPKFNFMGVVYQLLFLLFLIPVLYYKFGSSKERFKPLSVASMLIFAFLLHTDSWVNVPFVWLFPIGLASLYADYGLIKRTFYFTVPLLVISQFTHYYIGSPMLIESSMNRSVLTAIYYGVQFLFIGVIFLNSTKRSSQMLTQSQKLTDDMGTVLQTIQSASDELNGNVDDLNQSIQTADKTVAKIHGSAGAIAQESQLFSSSIQGVEQDIGTMVDGMHEASEKSKNAGQFTLQVVRMADRNKEELLNTIRSIEDIQTASDKSTQAVNELAAKTEEIQDILNVIRGIAEQTNLLALNASIEAARAGEQGRGFAVVAGEVRKLAEQTQTSSSHIQELLRDVETTKDNVVKSLRGSDEMIQQTVNSIQTSASDYGNLVEMQYEMSRMLQEINDTMYRLAEEGKSSAASVAVLRETHAGNMQELSVMVGGMSEVTSSFGHMGAAVQLVSGRADALASLSSESNEERKA is encoded by the coding sequence ATGAGTAACGATATGTTTCTGAAGGAAAACGGAGAAATTGTAAGCAGGGTGCTCTACAAGTTGTTTGTGGCGGCGTCCGCCGTCATGATGCTGAACAATGTGATTCAAATCGCCATTTTCGGAATGCCGAAGTTTAATTTTATGGGCGTAGTCTATCAGTTATTGTTTCTGTTGTTTCTGATACCTGTCCTCTATTATAAATTCGGAAGTAGCAAAGAGAGATTCAAACCCTTATCGGTGGCGAGTATGTTGATCTTTGCCTTCTTGCTGCATACCGATTCTTGGGTGAATGTGCCGTTCGTCTGGTTATTTCCCATTGGGTTGGCCAGCCTTTACGCGGATTACGGCTTAATTAAGCGGACATTTTACTTTACCGTGCCGTTGCTGGTAATCTCTCAGTTTACACATTATTACATTGGCTCGCCGATGCTCATAGAGTCCTCGATGAATAGGTCTGTTTTGACGGCCATCTATTACGGGGTACAGTTCTTGTTTATCGGCGTAATCTTCCTGAACAGCACGAAACGTTCAAGCCAGATGTTAACGCAAAGCCAGAAACTTACGGACGATATGGGTACGGTGTTACAAACGATTCAATCCGCATCCGATGAGCTGAACGGCAATGTGGATGATTTAAATCAGAGCATCCAGACCGCGGACAAAACCGTTGCGAAGATCCATGGCTCGGCAGGAGCGATCGCTCAGGAATCCCAGTTGTTCTCTTCATCCATTCAGGGTGTGGAACAAGATATAGGCACGATGGTGGATGGAATGCATGAAGCTTCCGAGAAATCCAAGAACGCTGGTCAGTTCACTTTACAAGTGGTTCGTATGGCCGATCGGAACAAAGAGGAATTGCTGAACACGATTCGGAGTATAGAAGATATCCAGACGGCATCAGATAAATCCACCCAAGCGGTGAATGAATTAGCTGCAAAGACGGAAGAGATTCAGGATATACTGAACGTCATTCGCGGCATTGCGGAGCAGACCAATTTGCTGGCGTTGAACGCTTCCATTGAAGCCGCGCGTGCGGGCGAGCAAGGCAGAGGCTTCGCCGTCGTTGCCGGAGAAGTGCGCAAGCTTGCAGAACAGACGCAAACCTCATCATCCCATATCCAAGAGTTGCTGAGAGATGTGGAAACAACGAAAGACAACGTCGTGAAGTCGTTAAGAGGATCCGATGAGATGATTCAGCAAACGGTGAACTCCATCCAGACCAGCGCGTCGGACTACGGCAACTTGGTGGAGATGCAGTATGAGATGAGCCGGATGTTACAGGAAATTAACGATACGATGTACCGACTGGCGGAAGAGGGAAAATCTTCGGCGGCCTCCGTTGCCGTGCTGCGGGAAACCCATGCGGGCAATATGCAAGAGCTGTCCGTGATGGTAGGCGGAATGAGCGAGGTGACAAGTTCGTTCGGGCACATGGGAGCCGCGGTGCAACTGGTCAGCGGGCGCGCGGACGCGCTGGCATCCTTGAGCTCAGAGTCGAATGAGGAACGGAAGGCTTAA
- a CDS encoding M14 family metallopeptidase has protein sequence MNMLQTSLFKRISRRKGMRIGLIVLIIVVLLELIAPYALLQISKPDPVRTDTKVLEAFPADYDSSRARFITYPDVLKKQWNNVTMTSEAIGGEQGLYTDVIRADASGTPEHLLVITTGVHGVEGFVGSAMLDLFVQNELKSLDPEHTGLLLVHSVNPWGMKHKRRYNENNVDLNRNFIPDWPSFNKDSNTDYPKVQAFLEPKGALGYAPHHELGFFGGFAATAVSDGIDVLADALLSGQYRSPKGVYYGGQGDEPSTAYMKNLFRDALESPYANITHIDVHTGYGPRYQMSIFTTLSETMKEQEAVAAFNYPLVFTPDSEEFYATSGDISEYFYALKKKDFPDKQLYSVAFEFGTLGNGMLDSIQSVRNTVDENRLYQFGAASETTEKIVKNRYEAMFYPSETKWRLKAAEDFGLALSGVLRHRGVVE, from the coding sequence ATGAACATGCTTCAAACTTCTTTATTTAAGCGGATCTCCCGCCGCAAGGGGATGCGAATCGGCCTTATTGTGCTCATCATCGTTGTATTATTGGAACTGATCGCGCCTTATGCGTTGCTCCAGATCTCCAAGCCCGACCCGGTTCGGACGGACACGAAGGTTCTAGAGGCTTTCCCTGCGGATTATGACAGCTCGCGAGCCCGGTTTATTACCTATCCTGATGTGTTGAAGAAACAATGGAACAATGTCACGATGACTTCCGAGGCCATAGGCGGAGAGCAGGGTTTGTATACGGATGTGATTCGGGCCGATGCGTCGGGCACACCTGAACATCTTCTTGTCATCACCACGGGCGTCCACGGAGTTGAGGGCTTTGTCGGCTCGGCGATGCTTGATCTTTTTGTCCAAAATGAATTGAAATCACTCGACCCTGAACATACCGGACTCCTGCTTGTACATAGCGTTAACCCTTGGGGAATGAAGCATAAGCGCAGATACAACGAGAATAACGTGGATTTGAACCGAAATTTCATACCGGATTGGCCGAGCTTCAACAAAGACTCCAATACCGATTACCCCAAGGTGCAAGCCTTCCTGGAGCCTAAGGGTGCGCTAGGGTATGCGCCTCATCATGAACTGGGATTCTTCGGGGGATTTGCCGCGACGGCCGTATCCGACGGCATTGATGTTTTGGCGGACGCCTTGTTATCAGGACAATACCGCAGTCCGAAAGGCGTCTATTACGGCGGTCAGGGGGATGAGCCCTCCACGGCTTACATGAAGAATTTATTTCGTGATGCGCTCGAAAGCCCCTATGCGAATATTACACACATCGACGTTCATACAGGTTACGGACCTCGTTATCAGATGAGCATTTTTACTACGCTCAGCGAGACGATGAAGGAGCAGGAAGCGGTTGCCGCCTTCAACTATCCGCTGGTGTTCACACCGGATTCGGAGGAGTTCTACGCGACGAGCGGAGATATTTCGGAATATTTCTATGCGCTGAAGAAGAAGGATTTCCCGGACAAGCAACTGTACTCCGTTGCCTTCGAATTCGGAACGCTCGGTAACGGAATGCTGGATTCCATTCAATCGGTGCGCAACACCGTGGACGAGAATCGGTTGTATCAGTTCGGTGCGGCCAGCGAAACCACGGAGAAGATTGTGAAAAATCGATACGAAGCGATGTTCTATCCCTCGGAAACGAAGTGGCGTCTGAAAGCCGCCGAGGACTTCGGTTTGGCGTTGAGCGGCGTATTGCGTCATCGCGGCGTCGTGGAGTAG
- a CDS encoding TerD family protein gives MAISLTKGQKIDLTKTNPNLTKVIVGLGWDTNRYDGGKDFDLDASVFLLNGQGQCGADTDFIFYNNPKNGNGSVVHTGDNRTGAGDGDDEQVSVDLSAVPANVERIAFAITIHEARERNQNFGQVANAFVRILDEQSGTELIRYDLGEDFSIETVVVVGELYRHSGEWKFNAIGSGYQEDLAGLLGKYGLSTS, from the coding sequence ATGGCTATTTCGTTAACCAAAGGTCAGAAAATCGATCTCACCAAGACGAACCCGAATCTGACGAAAGTGATTGTAGGATTAGGATGGGATACGAACCGTTACGACGGCGGCAAGGACTTCGACCTGGATGCTTCGGTATTCTTGTTGAACGGTCAGGGCCAATGCGGCGCGGATACAGACTTTATTTTCTATAACAACCCGAAGAACGGTAACGGCTCCGTAGTTCATACCGGCGACAATCGGACGGGCGCGGGCGACGGGGACGATGAGCAGGTATCTGTAGACTTGTCCGCGGTACCGGCGAATGTGGAACGCATCGCTTTTGCCATTACGATTCATGAAGCAAGAGAGCGCAACCAGAATTTCGGTCAGGTGGCCAATGCCTTCGTGCGCATTTTGGATGAGCAGAGCGGTACGGAGCTGATCCGTTACGATCTGGGCGAGGATTTCTCCATTGAAACGGTGGTTGTGGTCGGTGAGTTGTATCGTCATTCAGGTGAATGGAAGTTTAACGCGATCGGCAGCGGCTATCAGGAAGACTTGGCAGGGTTGTTGGGCAAATACGGATTATCTACTTCATAA